The Megalopta genalis isolate 19385.01 chromosome 8, iyMegGena1_principal, whole genome shotgun sequence sequence TTGGACTTAATTTGGCATCCACCCTGTTGCAGGAGTCAGCTTATCCCAGGTAACGGGTTTCAACAAGAATAAAATAGTTGTTTAGCGATAACCGTAAAATATGTTTGCGCGTTTTAGATTCAGCACGTGTAAAAGTGGTATTCAATACAATTCCGACACTGAGTCGGACTCGGACGGCATATTTCAATCTGCAGCCGATAAAAGTTACAGACAACATCAGAATAAGTCGTCAAGAAACGGTCAGAGTAACTTAGCACTAATTTTGAGTATAGATCAAGGTCTCCTCTGTATGTTTACCCCGGTTCGCGATTCGTTGCGCAATGTAATACCCGGGCAACAGGGGGAATTGATAATAAGGGTGGAAGATGCGACGATATTTTCAGTACCTACCTACAAAGGGAATTCAAATTTGGGTTACGTGTGTGCCATGATAAAAGAAGTGTCTTTGGATCATTACGGATTAATGACCACTCCATCGGAACCACCTCCACTGAGACCCATTAGCAGCGTTACACCGCGACATTGTCAGAAGGTTATATATAAAACTGTGCCAGGCGCGAATGTAACAGAAACAAGCAATAATGATAAAGATATGGTGATGCTCGCTATTCGGATACAAACGGCTCATCAGACTCATCGTATAAAAGTATGTTTTTTCTTAAATGCAACGAATTATTGTAGTCAGTCCGATTGTTTGTATATTCTTCGTGTTTCTTTTTTACAGACATTCAGAGTGGCAGTAGGCATATCGAATGCAACACTCAGGCATAGAGTGTGCACTAGTGCTACGTCATGGTTCTCGCAGCTGAAAGATTGCTTGGATGTAGCTGATCATCCGGTCGCTGGATATTGTCCTCCCGGGATATTAACGGAGCTGCATTTGCATCTTTGGAATTGTGCAATCGATTATAGGTTTTTACTCAGATCAATTCAAAAGACAAAGTTCACACAATGAACAGCTAATGGAACGTTTCCTCAATTTTAGGCCATTATATTTGCCACTCAGAGCAATGGTGACCCTCGGCAATTTCAGCGTCTCTAGTAACATAGCCGGACAGACGAACACCTCGACGTTACGCTTTATAGCGGAGGATATTGCTTTATTTATCTCCAACAAATTAGGGAAAACGATCGACATAAAGCGGGATTATGTGTGCGTTATGGATGTAGGCCTGTTCGAGCTGTCTTTGAGATTAAATGATAAAATGTGCGGCGGAGGGCCCAGAATAGATCTGAGAGCTAGCAATAATGTTCTCCATATTCGAACGTGTTCGGATTCCGGTCGTGCTCTTATTCAACTGTTGAAATACTTTGCCAGTGATGGGGACTTAGCATCGAATACAGAAAGCATGGAGAGTATCACGGTACCAAGTTCTGGAGACGAGGAGAGTCTTCTCGGGGACGAAAGTATAAATATGTTAACTAAGAGTCAAGAAGAACGTATAAATAGTTTAATGGAGGAAGCGATGGAGGAGACCGTGAAAGGTAATTTTAAACGATACGGTGGAACATTTTAAACTCAATTCTTATTTTTCATCTTCTCACGAGTAATGGTATCGTTACCATTTAGGAAAGGATATAAATGTGGACGATAACACGATGGTAGCCGAAAATCGTGTAGAGGTGTTCTTTTTTCCCGACGAACCCCACGCAACGTCGCAAATAGTACCTGAAATGTGTAAAGGCCCCGAGCAATGTGTCAAGCCGGAATGTAATATGGAGGCTGATGACTCTAACGAGGATTTTTGTATATTAGGAGAAGAGGCTGGCACAGGAATCATGCCTAGGCACGGCGTGCCGGAAGTTCGGTGGCTGTGTTTAGAATCTCTAAGGATAATAGACAACCACTTTTCGGTTCCGCTCGGTAAAACGGATTTACTGAAAGCGCCTAGGCATTTTCCTGTTCCCATTTTAAGGTATACCCTCTGTGAAATGACGCTGGTTTGGCACATGTACGGAGGAAAGGATTTCGATACCTCGCCACCGATCAAAAAACAAGTTActattaatgataatataattcgCCCGAACACAGCGACTCAAGAAcggtatgtatattatatatcaacgaaaatcttgaatatatcataaaattatgatcatatatatatatatgcagatCTCCTTGGTGCGACGGTGTCACTTTCAATAAATCCAATCCTAACGAGGTACATTTCGGTAGCGTGCCAAATTCGCCGCGAGGAAAGGTTAAAGAAGTTACAGAATGGCAAGCAGTAGGAGGCCCGGGTCGGCAGCACGATGTCCTGATGGAACTCCAGTTGAATAAAGTGCGCTTTCAACACGAGGTCTATCCGGACAATACTGTTGAAGCGGCCAGACAAATATTGCTAATAAGTGATATTGAAATTCGGGACAGGCTAGCATCTTCGCAGATCAACAAATTCTTATACCAATATAGTAGCGAATCGAAACCCAAACAGTCCCATGCGAACATGTTTGCTATGAAAGCGGTCCACGTCAGGCCGGATCCAAGATTAAGTGCTCAAGAATGTTGTTTAAAGCTCAGCCTACTGCCATTGCGTCTAAACATAGACCAAGACAGCCTATTGTTCTTGATAGAGTTCTTCAACGAATTGAGCGGTGAATCAAAGCAGACAACCGAGAATTCTAATGCATCTAGCAATCCTCAAACTCCTCCGGTGTCCAAGCAAGGGTCGCTAACTCACCACCCACCGGTCATGAGCGTGAACGACACTGCGCCTAATGCTCCATCACCAACGAATACGTCGGAAAATGATACTCTAAATCCGAATCTGTTGATATTGCTGGAAGACGAGCTGATGATCAAAGAGAAGAAGACGAAAGCGAAAGCAACGCAAGAAGTTCACGAAGATTGTCAACCGATATATTTTAGGTAACGATACTGTGACAGTAAGATTTATCctataatataattaagttGTTGTCTCTTTTTTGCGCCAGGAGTGTAATATTTTCCCCCGAAGTCCTTGTTAGATTAGATTATCATGGGAAGCGTGTAGATCTCACTCACGGATCATTAGCGGGCCTCCTAATGGGACTGGCTCAGTTGAACTGTTCTGAATTAAGACTGAAAAGATTGACACATCGACATGGACTTCTGGGATTCGATAAACTCATCACATTTTTACTCTCCGAGTGGTTGCAGgatattaaaaaaaatcaaCTCCCAAGTTTGCTTGGCGGTGTAGGTCCTATACACTCGCTGGTACAATTATGTGAGCAAAAATATCAGTTtagatattatactatattcacTGCATAATACACTACATTAAATATTCAAATTGAATGCTCCTTATGGTGTTGTAGTTCAAGGGATAAGAGATCTCTTTTGGTTGCCCATTGAACAGTACCAGAAAGATGGAAGAATCATTAGGGGCCTGCAACGGGGTGCAAACAGTTTCACCACGTCCACGACAATGGCAGCATTAGAATTAACTTCTAGATTAATACATGCTATACAAAGCACCGCTGAAACAGCTTACGACATGGTCAGTCCTGGGCCCAGTGTTAGACGAAAACCGAAAGGGCAGAAAGGACGTCGGAAGAGATATAGTCAACCGTTGGACATTCGAGAAGGAATGAATAACGCCTATATGCTAGTGAAAGAGGTGAATCTTGAAAATGGTCAAATCTTTTTGGGTCCCacagtacaaattttaatagagATTTGCTGACATACAAAAGGaatttactaaaaaaaaaaaaataatttaacatgAATCTTTCACTCAGAATGTCGGATATACTTTTTCGCTGTATCTTCAACCGATTCTTAGTCTCTATTTATTCATCTATAAAATCTTGCATTAAACTATGTCATAGCATTGGTagcaaaataaattaaatgttaATTCTATCGCTTGTAAGATAAATTGTTGTAGATCTTTAATTGGTGTGCAGTGCATATTGACGATTACAAAATCATCCGATTAATGTTGTAAACAGAACGAATATTTTGTCATGCTAATCGCTAACATTGAAGGTGTATTTTTTTTAGGGTTTGGGAGAAACAGCAAATCAGTTAGTCCGTGTAGCCAGCGAAGAACACGAACAGAAGGGTGTTTCTGGCGCCGTTGGCGGTGTTCTACGGCAAATACCATCGACGGTCGTGAAGCCGATTATTTTGGCCACCGAAGCCACTAGTAACGTTTTAGGTGGTATGCAGTCGCAACTGGTACCTGACGCGAGATGGGAAGCGGCTCAGAAATGGCGGCAAGATTCGAACGAGGAGAATTGATGTTTGCCGGTCTGCGCCAAGTGCCCGGGCAGTTGTTTTTCATGACCTCTGTAATATATTGAATCCATGACGTGAAATCACAAGGAAACGCGAGTGTGAATCCGCGAAACATGAAACATACAATACGGGAAAGTCAATTGACATGATGACACGCGAATAAAATGAACCTTAGACCTAAACGCATAAATTTTATTAAGAGATTTTTGCAAGATTATGCAAATAAGCAATGCAAGATTCGTGTAACTATCTTTCAGTTCcattaatttttgttttatattatacatataatatattacgaaGAGATCAACTCGATTTGTTATATATAGTTTATGAATAAAACTATATATTATCGTGAAATGTTATTCTCGCAGCTTGTATGTATATTTGTTCCGACGATGCGTATGTTTTATACCAGTGATATGTATCTGAAgacttttattaataaaattataacgcTTATTATGATGTGCCACTTTCTACATAAAACtgtaaatacagggtgtccaaaaaatgtctcgtaatccggaaatggcgggttcctcggatcatttgaagcaacttcttcgtttacaaaaattttctccgaggcgccgttaacgagttattaatgaaaaacagtgacaaataagaatcgagtacggctcaGCCATCCAGCGcacgacgcccagttccgctcggtcgcctcgcgccagctgagttcgcctctcattagcaacttttttctttgcgaaaattttctccgaggcttcgtttacgagttattaacgaaaaacactgaccaataagaggcgagctcggttggcgcgcggcggcccagccaacgagtgcgcggagcccagttccgttcattggctcggccgtatcgcgccaaatgatctcgcctctgattggtcacggtttttcgttaataactcgtaaacgaagccgcggattgcatttttgtaaaggaagaagttgcttcaaatgacctgaggaacccgccactttcgggttgcaagacatttttgggacaccctgtatagcgtgTACTTATCGACAAGGTGTAAGTACAGGCTTGTTCGTTAGGTACCGATTTATATGGTTTCGCTTTACGAAGTTCAATCTCTGTAGATATTTATTTTGCGCATTTACTACttgatcaatttttattgtttcaTTCGATATACTTCTAGCACACAGAACTACCGATTTTGAATAGTGTTTATGTTACTAAATTTATACTTGATAATAAGTAAGAACTTACCTGTCGTTGTTAATCGTATCTCGCCTGCAATTTCCGTCCGCGATAAAAGGTGGCGCAACAAGAAATTCCGTTATAATACGCCATCTTGAGCCGTTCGATGAAGTTGTTTGAAAATGTTTGATAGCTCGCATGCTATCAACCGTTTTGTTACATAATTACACGAGATCGATGTAAACACTGTTTCGAAAATATCGCAATCATGAAAAGTCGTTTCTAAAGGTAATTCATTAATTATTCTTAGTACTAATATCGCGTCAAAAGCTGTTCTCAATTAATGTATATCGAAATAACAAAGACGAAACAACGGGCGATCGATTCGCTCGATCGGTGCTGCCCTCTGGCCAGCATTTTAAATACCAAGTACATGCGATCGCTATGACAACAAACAATCGTTCATCGAAGTACTTCGATTTAAATTCTGACATCCTGTCGCACCGACGAGCTACCCGTATCGAGCAAAGTCGCGTTCCGCCGGCTTCCCACGCGTGCAGAGTTATTTAATTAATCGTCGCGATCAAGCATGTCCAACAACAATGAAGAAGTTGAATTTGGCAGCGGCGAGAGTCGAACAACTTTCACGGAGACGGACGCGGAGCATGACACCGATAAACTGTCCAGAACTGTTATCAGTTACACTGAAATTACGCCTGGACTTATAAAAGAGGCCCAACAAGAACTTGGTATGATTAAATTGTGCTGGCCGGAGACCGACCCGAGGGAAGATGTTTACCTGAGAACGCTTCCGCGCGGTTACCGTACCGTCAGCGATAAGGAGAAGGTGGCCGCGTGGTACGCCGAAAACTTTCGACGACAATTTCACACGAGATATCCGGATCGAAAGCCGCTTCTGCTTGTATGCGAGAACGAGTGCGGCGTGCAAGTAAGTTTAAACGCGCGAATCTACCGCGCGCTAACCAAACGACGAATCGATGCAAATATGTGTTCCGTGTCATAAACGAATcgcgttttctctctctctgttccgtgttgttgtcgttgttgttgttgttgtgtcaCCCAGGACGTGTTGTCCCCGATGATCGAGCAATCGTTGCATGCGCGAAGCTAGTAAGTCAGATAATTAACTGGAAAAATAAGATGTGGATAATGGTGATGCATagagagacacacacacacgtaaCTGCAAGACTGCAAGTTCAGTTTAAATaatactttttatttatttctgctTTCCTTTCAAACGAAcctttttaaatattaaattagagATATCAGAATCGAAAGACTCGGACAATGAAGCCCGATTTATCGTTTCTTTCGCGCTCTACCTAGTTTCACTAATCAACTTTACAGAATCTCGCATATCTCTTCCTCCGTGTCTAATTTGCGAAGTCGAGGAGAGCAGgttatctctctcgctctccgatGAAACGCatagaaatttctcgattttcatATAACAACTGTCCGAACAATCAAAGGTGTCGTGTCGTTCGAATCGGTTACCGACAGTAGTTGTTTAGTTACGTAGTACCGCATCAAGAGTTCTCCAACCTCCCaccaccgccaccgccgccgccgatcATTTTTCGTTGGTCGTTCAAGATGTCGAGAGAGCTTAGAACGGTGGAAACTTTTTCGCGTGCTATCGAACTCGAATGCGGCGTTCGTAACGGTTCTCAAGTGGTTCTTTGAACTTTTTGTACGTAACATttggatatttatatttacacaCTTTTTTCTCCGCACAATCGGACAAGGCGAGCCGCCGCGCTCGTCCCTTTGCCTAAAACGTCGGAACGAAAAAAAAAGCTAACCTTCACGAAAAATCGGAACAACGGACACCGATCGATTCGAAAAGAAACAAACACACGTTCGGACTCGCAGTTCCTCCCGGATAATTCGATGCGGCGAGCGGATTTTTGAATTTCGCAACCGTCTCCCCACACCTCTGTTGCACCGCCGAATTTTTTTTCTcgcaaaagaaaaaaaggaaatatGTTACATCCACATTTCTCGTTACTCCCTTAATTATTTGGTCGCTCCTACGATGAAATCAGTGTTCGTTAAAAAGGAATAAGAGTGTGAAGAAATATACGAATAAGTTcgtgttttattatttttttccagTGTATTCTCTCGATAAATACTTTCGACTCAATATACAAAGGCATGTTTGTTATTCGTCTCTCATATAAAAATTAAACCgtgttataaataaaattatgtcGACATATTATATcgttaaaaatttttttttcttttcttgagTCGTTCCTTTCGTTAAAGGTTCacgtgtgtatgtatgtgtgtttctcactctctctcaatttctctctcgctcgctctctctctttctttctctctctctctctctctctctctctctctcccttatcgtttttgttgttgtttatcTAAAAGGTAACGAGGAATGTCGTCTTGCGAATAAATTCTAAAACTTCTTCTCCGCCGCCATCTTTCTCTTTCCATTAAAATCACGACTAATGGAAATATAATTGCATAATAGGAATTTTTCTAATGCACTCGAACCGTCCCTCTTCTACgatctaaataataaaaataaacttCGCTATACATTTATTCGTACATGCTTCAAACATTCTACAATACATGGTATGCACATTTCGCGTGCAAGTGCGCGGGTTCACAGTCTTATTTACACGCGCTGTCAAACACTCGACAGCACTTTCTTCACTTTGGTTTTCTgttgtgtgtgcgcgcgcgcacgcgcgcgcgtgtgtattTATGTAATGTGTCTGTATATCTCTGTATCTCTATGGTGTCAATGGTGTGTCCGTTTTTATATAAATACGCTTTGCTACCGTCAAGATGAAGGAGGGGGCGGCTTCCCTTCGAAGTACAATTCGGGCATGGATTAGGAACGACGAGACTCGACGACAAACGTTTTTCACACTCGGGGCCCAACGAGCTCCCATATATTTACacgtacatattatatatatatatatatatatatatatataattatataattatattattaaatataacgaTAATATGATAAAGgttcttatatatataaatataattatataattatatataattatatttaataataataataataataatataattatatatatatacacgcacacacatacaAACACACTTGATGAATCAACGGCGAGAGAACATGAAAAATAATGGCTTTTAAATGCTTCGACAGGGTATCATTGATCAACACACACGGTTTGCTGGCGTGGACGTTTGCTCGAACGGAAAACCTGATTCGTTTCGGAACACCGAAAAGAAAACGATCGCAGGGACCAAggagaataaattattcgacgaAGAATGCTAACACTTCGCGGAACGGATCTCTTACGATAGCAAAGCGTCGTGTCAAAGGGCgatggaaaaaaaagaaaacagaaaaacGCGAGATAGAAAAGGATATGCGTGTATGCGTGTGTGTCTGAtgtgcgcgagcgcgcgcgcgtatgTGTGTACATCCGTGTGTTCTTTTTGAACAATCGCTATAATCGCTCtttttgtttgttgtatgtGTCACGTGGTGTGTGGTGTGCAGAAGTTTGTGTCTACGACTATCAGACGAAGTACGCTGCCGTATCCAGAACTGTACACATGGCAGGGGTGCGGAAAATTCGTCAGCGACTATATCGACTATGTGCCGTTGGACAAGCCATTCAGCATAGTGAGTAGTcccgcgaacgaacgaacgcgtGTTACACTCGATCGAACAAACGTGTCTCGTTCGAgcgtctgtctctctctttgtaAAGCTAAGCGACGAAGGTCCTTAAATTTGTATCTTCTCATCGATATATAACAAACCATCGCGCGCGTCTTTACACCGTTCTATTGGATCTATTTCATTTTTTGTtgtgttcttcgttttttggaCCATTTAGTTTCATGCGAGTCGCGGTGTCGATACATACACGCGCACACACATACATATTatcaggcgcgcgcgcgcgcgcgcgtccaccCGTATACGCAATCAcacacgcacgcgcgcgcgcgcgcggacacacacacacacgacaCACACACAACCTTACTACTTATTTACCTTACGTAAATAACTCACTAACAGAACACGAGAGGTAGAACTGTTTGGGGAAAAAGCGCAGTCCAGAATGAACGGAACGACATTCTTTCGTttcattaaatataataatatatctatatatctatatatctatatgtaATACGTCGCGCGAATAACTAAACCGTGATAACGTATGCCTAACTAAACACGAAAcgaaaaaagaagaaggaaaaaaaaaggaattaaagaattaaaaagATGGTAGATATTCCCCCACACCCCCTTTTTCCCCCGACCGTGGATGAAAAAACGCGGATCTTCGCGATGTCTTCTTGGTTAAATCGCGGTTTCTCCATCGGTCGGATGTTTAGTTAATCGGTGACGCTATCGCGGCGTCGCCCGAATCGGCCCGTGGACGTTCCTCTTCCCGCGCGAACCTTAAATGCTAACGAATGATTGAGTAGtcgatattaattaattaactctCCTAAAGATATctcaactctctctctcgctcgcatTATAATTACAACGGTCCACTCACGAATTTGGTATATCCTCTTCACGCACAAGCTTTATTGACAAGCAAAAGATCGCGCTTGCCAACACTTCTCTCTCTatcctttttattcttttttctttttttgattCGATCCGACTCTCTTCGGGGTAAAACCGTTTCGAAATAAGAATTGAACCAACCGAATTGTGATCGGAGACAAATAtcgaacaataaaaaaaaaaagaaaaggaaacacgTTTCTCAAAAGATTACTAAAACTCGAGGAGCCGGTGTTATAGTGAGTGGATGGGTCATGAtacgatcgtttgttcgttcatattctttgtctctctctctctcgctttttccttctctctatctctttcatcctcccccctctctatcccccctcccccccccccccgcctgTCTAATTTCTCTCCCTGTGCGACAAaactctcatatatatatatatatatatacaaacgaGGTGCGCGAGGCTtaaaattaaaaacactaaggaaaaaaaagaagaaaatcgcGAACGTTCTAGGAAAAACGCGTTTCGCGACGGGCGAAATGATTACGGTCGCGAATCGACAaataaaagaaacgaaaaataaaagaaaaattaaggagATCGTATGACTCCATGTCGCGTTAGCACGAGAAGACGAGCCTCTGATTTACTACTACCGTCCGTCATCATTCTATCTCTCCCTCATGTACACGCGCACGTTAAATTCccatgcatacatacatactctctctctctctctctctctctcgctctaccTATCTCTCGTTTTCAATCCACTGTCCTCGGCGTTCGACGCGGCACGCGCTCGAACCGCACTCTTTCCTAAGATATATATTTAGCATCACAGCAGCTCTTCTGTCTCTATCTCTCGCCTACTTTCTGCTCTGTTTCGAGCTGGACGACGACTTCTTCCTACACGCCTTCAGATTGTCCAATAGGTATTTGAACTGTATGATCTGGAGCCGGGTGACCGCCGGGTCCGAGCATTTGTCCAACCATTTGAAGAACTTCTCGCCGTGCTCGATCGCCTCCTCCGATGTGCAGGGCACGTCCGCGGCCGCCGCGTCCATGTCCTCGTCGTCCTGGACGACCTCGATCATGTTCAGGGCCCGTTTCAcattctcgttgttgttgttgcagagAACGTTGTCGAGCATCGCTCTCGCCTTGCTGGGCGACCTCTTGGCGACCGGCGCGTGCGATAGCTGGGCcggcgtcggcgtcgacgtTATCAGCGGGAAGCTGCACTGCTTGTACCATTGCCAGAACCACGAGCCGTCCTGCTGATTGATGCTCGGATTGAAGGTGGCCGACTGTTGGCCGAGCATCTGTTGCTGCTGCGTCAGCCATAGCCAGAGCGCCTCGTCCACCTTCTTGTTGGTCCCGCTCACGTTTCCGTCTTTCTTCGACTTGCCGGACCGTTGGATCCCGGGGTTCTCGTTGGTCTTCCGCGGCGACGCCGGGACCGGCGTCGACGGCGCTTCCGCGGCGGCCGGCAGGCTCTTCCTCGTGCAGGATTTCGCGACCACCGAGTCCATTTGCGCGGGCGCGATCACCGAGATGCTGTGCCGTTTCCCGCTGCCGCCGTTCAACGTTGCGTTCACCAGGCAACCGGGATTGCCGGTGCTGCTCTTCGTGTACTGCAGTCCGTTCTCGACGAGCCCGACAGCGCTGCCGTGCGTCAACGCCGGCGCCATGCTCAACAGATTCTTGGCCAGGTTTCCGGTGGCGCCGGTCAGCAGGCCCAACTGCTGCAACAGCAACGAACTGTTCTCGGGTCTCATGCCCGCC is a genomic window containing:
- the Atg2 gene encoding autophagy-related 2 isoform X1, with the protein product MSWLGCLPWSQGIKKRACRYLLQRYLGQFFEEKLTLDQLTVDLYNGTGRVTNVSLDVQALNEMGEQQNLPLEFVDGFIAEMSISIPWSALLSEATYVEVTRLRLTVQPRQRTQSGTSMFESMWSSMTSSMQLAQECLQEDASNAGNNQPLEGIELFAQTIDSILCRVKVRFIDTIIRLEHVPLDSSTGVAIEMCIKNLEYSDEAGLDPSSTSLDPNQATKSYIVSAFTTKRFYLEGVTFYTDEFPSRARTFSRSLITTSRGSTPDSKNSDGQFSSAQISSVQNIQTPPEGNILNNLNGSNPIMFAKLAGRQEIRLMLKQGEGVSGPKVELEVTLGSFTSFLSPRQVHVLMELEHGLASPDLEDISNVVPRTCTEKPMAGSDFNRVERELIHQIRPIQGMRTTDLRHTQGWSTASLDESDNEDEFLPMQLPGSSSMSDSIISNNTSMDESISASSINLKSSITNITKQRKHRHSVDNGSSADTFHFRVRVSSIAVILLHEDILTTCVDGGGLTCSSIQQMKNSADEFFKQLGLFAVGGYGNKDFDKASKLLLDACHLSHIRLLAAPLVMEGREKTITLSSVISGTLTLASLEIVECLIDSNSSNVNGTPPVEFVELLAFVKKNSTKHGISNKTNFKMKFKYVEDAHSARHAQLMKSTHPCTEIDIELGPCNSEVDITIVDRICALLNPQPICVCNAASKNKNTTQQTLFYQAVEHSTLSNFAAAINVSATQCAIKLRFPIPDLRPLHDMNRAPWWKRSVRMDYMVLKLKDAQIICTMKNHPQSVVKYEVQFQKMLLSYAETETDNPINIGKVTTDDKDNGSCDQVNEGFDWARVVITIYPQRLSSQLEDSSDGETDSSLDETLKKTPKHQPSPFSSKRVIHESDTPHSRPHGQGDRDDTEQREGEELIIPGSREEMLEFMDEGIRGSRIQVEINFPCVSVQIPSKHLYELLFNRLNTDLFLWEPSAPRPKYGTHMESYIGLNLASTLLQESAYPRFSTCKSGIQYNSDTESDSDGIFQSAADKSYRQHQNKSSRNGQSNLALILSIDQGLLCMFTPVRDSLRNVIPGQQGELIIRVEDATIFSVPTYKGNSNLGYVCAMIKEVSLDHYGLMTTPSEPPPLRPISSVTPRHCQKVIYKTVPGANVTETSNNDKDMVMLAIRIQTAHQTHRIKTFRVAVGISNATLRHRVCTSATSWFSQLKDCLDVADHPVAGYCPPGILTELHLHLWNCAIDYRPLYLPLRAMVTLGNFSVSSNIAGQTNTSTLRFIAEDIALFISNKLGKTIDIKRDYVCVMDVGLFELSLRLNDKMCGGGPRIDLRASNNVLHIRTCSDSGRALIQLLKYFASDGDLASNTESMESITVPSSGDEESLLGDESINMLTKSQEERINSLMEEAMEETVKGKDINVDDNTMVAENRVEVFFFPDEPHATSQIVPEMCKGPEQCVKPECNMEADDSNEDFCILGEEAGTGIMPRHGVPEVRWLCLESLRIIDNHFSVPLGKTDLLKAPRHFPVPILRYTLCEMTLVWHMYGGKDFDTSPPIKKQVTINDNIIRPNTATQERSPWCDGVTFNKSNPNEVHFGSVPNSPRGKVKEVTEWQAVGGPGRQHDVLMELQLNKVRFQHEVYPDNTVEAARQILLISDIEIRDRLASSQINKFLYQYSSESKPKQSHANMFAMKAVHVRPDPRLSAQECCLKLSLLPLRLNIDQDSLLFLIEFFNELSGESKQTTENSNASSNPQTPPVSKQGSLTHHPPVMSVNDTAPNAPSPTNTSENDTLNPNLLILLEDELMIKEKKTKAKATQEVHEDCQPIYFRSVIFSPEVLVRLDYHGKRVDLTHGSLAGLLMGLAQLNCSELRLKRLTHRHGLLGFDKLITFLLSEWLQDIKKNQLPSLLGGVGPIHSLVQLFQGIRDLFWLPIEQYQKDGRIIRGLQRGANSFTTSTTMAALELTSRLIHAIQSTAETAYDMVSPGPSVRRKPKGQKGRRKRYSQPLDIREGMNNAYMLVKEGLGETANQLVRVASEEHEQKGVSGAVGGVLRQIPSTVVKPIILATEATSNVLGGMQSQLVPDARWEAAQKWRQDSNEEN